The genomic interval AGAAAAATTACAAAGACACATTCAATATAAACAGCAGCAGTTGAAGGAATCTATAGAATATGATAAGTTGAAAACCGAGTTTTTCAGCAACTTATCCCATGAAATGAGGACCCCCTTAAATGTTATCTTTGGTACTGTTCAACTATTAGACCTTCAATTTCAGGCCCATGATCCTTCAAAAAAAATGCAGAAACAAATGAAGGTTCTAAAGCAAAATTGTTATCGTATGCTGAAGTTAATCAATAACCTTTTAGATATTACTAAAATAGATGCTGGGTACTTTGAAACAGGCTTTGAAAACTGCAATATCGTCAGTATTATAGAAGATATAACAGATTCTGTCATACCCTATGGAGAAAACAAAGGAATTACATTTTTATTTGATACAGATATAGAGGAAAAAATAATGGCGGTTGATATCAATGGAATCGAGAGGATTATGTTAAACCTGCTGTCCAATGCCATTAAATTTACTGATGCTGGGGGCAGTGTTAATGTAAATATTTATGACAAAACAGAAAAAATTGTTATTGTTATCAAGGATACTGGAAGTGGTATTCCACCTGATAAACTGCCCTTTGTATTTGATAGATTTCGACAAGCCAATGAGTCTCTCAAGAAAAATCATCAAGGAACTGGCATAGGTCTATCTCTTGTGGAGTCCTTAGTAAAAATTCACGATGGTGACATTCGAGTGGAAAGTGAAGTAGACAAGGGAACCTCCGTCTTTATAGAATTACCTGTAACGCTCCAGAAGAATCTCGAGGAAACCACTGCTAGCTTGGAGGATATAGAGGAAAATTTAGTGGAAAAAATTAATATAGAGTTTTCTGATATATATACTATAAAATAAAAAATCAGCACCACCTAAATTATGGGTGGTGCTGATTTTTACAATAGGTTTCTTTTATAAAAAATGTAGAAAGGGTGCCTATGATTACAGCTATAAAACAATAAAGAAAGGCTCTTTGATAAAGAAGGTTGGTTTGGAGGGTGGTACCATACTTATCCAAAACCCTTCCTAGCATGGGGGGAAGTAGGGCCGCCCCAAAAAATCCTCCCATGTTGACAATAGAGGTTGAAAGACCAGTGGAGGAGGGATGGTTTAATTCCTTGGCACATGCCCAGCCTAAAACCACACCAGCGGAACTAAAGCCCATCATAAAATAGAGAGGATATAAAAGGCCTATAGGAGGTTTTCCTTGGTTTATAAAAAGAAAGACACCCCAGCTTATTGCATTGATACTACAAAAAACCATCATGGGTAGCTTTCGTCTTTTAAGACCATCAGATATTTTTCCTGCCGCCATACACCCTATAGCATGGGCTACCACCATAACAACAAGGTAATTGGGAGCTTCCGAGGGAGAAAAACCATAAAGATTTATTAAGTAGCTTTGTCCCCAGGTTCCTGTAAGGGTTAAGTAAGATCCAAAAACCCCAGCAAAGACAAAAAATGGTGGCCATGTATAGGGATTAAGAAGTATTTCAACTAAGCTTTCCTTTAAGGAGGCGGTTCTAATGGGAGGGTGCTTTGAGTAACTATATACAGCAGAAAATCCCTTATCATCAGGAGTATTTCTTACAACTGCATAACATAAAAAGGCAATAAACATGCTGATGATACCTATCCCAATAAAAGTTGTTCTCCATGTAAAATAGCCTACAGCTAAGGCCAAAGGAGTCTGGGCTAAAGCCCCTCCTAAATTTCCCATGAAAGTAGTCATCCCAGACATGGTGGCAAATCTTTCCTCCTCAAACCATTGGGAGAGGACTTTAAGAATAGAAATAAGAACCACCGAGACCCCCAATCCCACCATAAGACGACCTAAAAAAACATAATGAATAGTAGGTCCAATACCAAAAAGGATGGAGCCTAAGGCTGCTAAGAAGGTACCAATGGTTACGGTTTTTCTAGCCCCTAAAGTATCGGCTAAAATGCCGGAGGGAATCTGCATGAAGAGATAGGCATAAAAATAAGTGGACCCTAAATAACCAAAGGTGGCACTTGTAATATGAAAGGTATCCGTAAGATTCTCTCGTACTACACCCAATGCCATACGATGAAAAAACACGATAAGATAAGCTAAAATTAAAATCCACCATACAAGCCAACGATAAGTATTAAATTTCTTCTTTGATTGATTGTTTATTATTACCATTCTATTCTCCTGTCCTACATCTGTTATAGTATAATATCAATAGAGCTAGTATTCTCTATATATATTTTCTTTTCCTTCTATAGTTAAAACAATTTTACAAGACAAGCTATAAGCTTTCTAAGAAATATATCGGAAAATATTTCTTTAATTATTAAAATATAGTAGCAAAAAACTAAAGAAATATGTTAAAATTTTAACTAAGGACTGAAAGACTGGGGGTTCAAGTTTTAAGAAATACAACATAGAGGTAATCTTGGAAGGATAAGGGGGAAAATAACAATGATTAGTATCAAAAACAATTCTAATGATCCACATTTCAATTTAGCATTGGAGGAATATGCCTTAAAGTATTTAAATCCTGAAGAAAATTATGTCATACTATGGCAAAATGAACCCTCCGTCATCATAGGAAGAAATCAAAACACCATAGAGGAAATCAATACCACTTATGTAAAGGAAAAAGGCATAAATGTTGTTAGGAGACTTTCCGGCGGCGGAGCTGTTTATCATGACTTTGGCAATCTAAACTTCACCTTTATTGTCACTATTAAAGATGAAGGGGATGTCAATAACTTCAAAAAATTCACAGAACCAGTCATCAAGGCCCTTGCCAAATTTGGAATTGAAGCAGAGCTTTCGGGAAGAAATGATATTACAATAGATGGCAAAAAGTTTTCCGGCAATGCCCAATATTTCTATAAAAATCGTCTCCTGCATCATGGAACCATCCTTTTTGACTCCAATTTAGGTGTAGTCCAGGAGACATTGAATGTTAAACAGGAGAAAATAGAGTCTAAGGGAGTTAAATCGGTAAAAAGCAGGGTAACCAATATCCACCCCTATTTGAAGGAGAAGATTACAGTTGATGCTTTTAAGGAAGCCCTATTGAACTACCTACTAGAAGGAGAAGAAGATAAAAAACAGTATACTCTAACCAAAGAAGATTTAAGGAAAATTAAAGAACTGATGGAGGAAAGATACCTAAAGTGGGGGTGGAACTACGGGGAATCCCCTAAATATAGTATTCAAAAAAATAAACGGTTCATCTGGGGTGGCTTAGATTTAAGATTAGAGGTAAAATCAGGAATTATCCAAGACTGTGTTATCTATGGGGATTTCTTTGGTCATCATGAGATTTCCACATTAACAGAGAAATTAAAGGGTATACAATATAGAGAAGAGGAAGTGGCAGAGGCTTTAAAGAATATAGATCTATCCCCTTACTTTAAGGGAATAGAAGAAGGGGATTTTCTAGCATGTATGTTTTCTTAAGGGTCGGTTAAATTCTGGTGTTGATTTTAGATTAGCTATGTTAAACTATATTAAAATTTCAAAGATTTTCAGTGGACTTGTGTAGAATGATATAATAATACATAAGATGGAAAATATGCATTAGAACCTATGAGAAAGGAGTCATTATGAAAGTAGCAATAAATAAAAAAGTTCTTCTGTATCTTGTTACAATGGTTATGACTTATATGATAATTAGTCTTATAATTAAAGGCTCATTTTCTAATATTGAGTGGGATGTGATATTAGTTATGTGTTCAGTATCTTTTGTAACTCTTATAATAATGGGAGGTATAAAAGAAAAAAATAAGTAATTCGCAATTTCTATTCTATGCGACATAAAACATATAAAAAAAAGAATGACTATATATTTGTAGTTTCAGTAATATAGGCATTCTTTTTTTAGTTTTTTAAAATATCAACATCTATCTTTAACTGAACTGTTTTTTTATATTGTAGCAAGTTTTTCTATTGAACGCATTAATTGGGCAAACTTTTCTGGTCTGAGGGATTGGGCTCCATCCGATAAAGCACATTCCGGCTGATGATGGACTTCGATAATCAATCCATCAGCACCTACTGCAATGGAGGCTTTAGATAAAGGCTCCACCATAGACCATTTACCAGTGGCATGACTAGGGTCAATAATAATTGGCAAATGGCTTAGTTCTTTAATGACAGGAACAGCACTGATATCTAATGTATTTCTTGTATAGGTTTCAAAGGTACGAATTCCCCTCTCACAAAGAATAATATTTGGGTTACCATGAGCCATGATATATTCAGCTGACATTAGCAATTCTTCAATAGTGGCAGATAAACCTCTTTTCAATAAAATAGGTCGGGGGCTTTTGCCACATCGCTTCAGTAAAGAAAAGTTCTGCATGTTTCTAGCACCAATTTGAAGAATATCTGTGTATTCCTCCACTACATCAAAGGTATCCTGCCCCATTACCTCTGTTACAATGGGCATGCCTGTGATTTCCTTAGCTTTTTTTAAAAGTTTCAGTCCTTCCTCCTGCATTCCCTGGAAGCTGTAGGGGGAAGTTCTAGGCTTATAGGCACCACCCCTTAACATGTGGGCCCCTTCTTTTTTAACTGCATGGGCAATCGTCATCAACTGTTCTTCACTTTCCACAGAGCAAGGTCCTGCCATAATAGCAATATTTCCTCCCCCTACTTTCACACCATCTATTTCAATAATAGTATCCTCAGGATGAAAAAGTCTACTGGCAAGCTTGAAGGGATGTTGTACCTTTAATAGCCTTTCAACATATTCATTTGCTTCAATTTGGTTTGGGTTGATTTTACTGGTGTCTCCAACTAAACCCAATATCGTGTAATTCTCTCCTTGGGTTATACGAACGTCACATCCTAAACTAACCATTTTCTTTGATATTTTTTCAATCATTTCCTGTGGTGCACCGGGTTTCATAACAATAACCATAATAACATCCTCCTTAATTTTTAAATGCATAGAATTTTAATTGAAATGAAAAAAAGTGGACTCCCTCTAAGAGTCCACTTTATGTACTAAAGTTAGAAATATAGTTTTCGCCCTATACCAGTATGAACCATTGATTCATGCTGTTTCTTAGAAAGATTTCTTTATACCTATTAAATTGGTATGGAAAATAACCAGCGCTAAAAAAGTAAAAGCCCCAGTAAAAGTTAAAGAAATAGATATAAAGTTGTGGGATTTTTTTAGTAATATCTAGCATTGGAATCACCCTTCAAGTTATATATACTTAATAGTATAAAATTAGTATAAAATCTTCTAAAAACAATACATATTTTCAAAACAATTTAATTAATTTTAAATTATTTAAATTATACTTAAATAGCTTCCTGTTGTCAATAAAAACTTTTAAACTCCATCCTTGAAAACAGTAGGAAAAGCAATTAGCTGTGGAAATATCAAGGTAGGCTATGGGGAAAACATGGGTCTAGAGGGGATAGAAAGAAAATAGGCGTTACAGGTAAAAATAAATTTTGTATAAGATAAAGAAGATTGTACACCTTAAAGTGGGTAATAAAGATGGCATAAATGATAAAAATTGAATAACCTTCTGAAATAAGGTAAGATAATAGATATTAATATACTGAAGGGAGCACTAAGATTTATGAATTTATCACATATGAATGATGAGCAGCGGAGGGCTGTGGAACATACAGAGGGGCCATTATTAGTCTTGGCAGGGGCTGGCTCCGGAAAGACGAGGGTACTAACCCATCGTATCGCCTATCTTGTGGAGGAAAAGGGAGTATCTCCCTATAGCATATTAGCTATCACCTTCACCAACAAAGCCGCCAAGGAAATGAAGGAAAGACTGGAGAGATTAATGGAGGGAGACTTTAAAGACCTATGGGTCAGTACCTTCCACTCCACCTGTGTTCGGATTCTTAGAAGGGATATAGAAAAAATTGGCTATGAAAGGAATTTTGTTATCTATGACACCTCTGATCAACAGACGGTTATGAAGGAATGTATGAAGAAGCTGAAGGTAGACGAAAAGAAGCTAAACCCAAGGGCGGCTCTAGGGGCCATCGGCAGGGCGAAGGACCGTTTAATTACCCCCAGCGAATATGCAAAGGAGTTCGGCAGTGACTATCCCAACAACCTTATATTAGACCTCTATAGGTTATATCAGAAAACCTTAAAGGGTAACAATGCTCTAGATTTTGATGACCTAATTATGAAGACAGTGGAGCTTTTACAACAAAATCCAGCAGACCTTCACTATTATCAAAATAAGTTTAAGTATATATTGGTGGATGAGTTTCAGGATACCAATATGGCCCAGTATACCCTCGTCAGCATGCTGGCCCGTCAGCATCAAAATCTCTGTGTGGTGGGGGATGATGATCAGGGGATATACAGCTGGAGGGGTGCTGATATTGAAAATATTCTAGGCTTTGAAAAAGAATTTCCTAATACTGCTGTGATTAAACTAGAGAAAAATTATCGCTCCACAAAAACCATATTGAATGCTGCCAATAGAGTTGTTAGTAATAACAGGGCCAGGAAGGATAAGAAGCTTTGGACGGATAATCAGGAAGGGGAAATCATTCAATACTATAAGGCCAACAATGAGTATGATGAAGCCTCCTATATAGCCAACACTATAGAAAGGTTGAGACGGGAAGAAGATAGACAGTACAAGGACATAGCCCTTTTATATCGCACCAATGCTCAATCCCGTGTACTGGAGGAGGCCTTGATGAAGGAAGGTATTCCCTATAAGATTGTGGCTGGAACCCGGTTCTATGATAGAAAGGAAATAAAGGATATTTTAGCCTATTTGATTACGATAGAAAATCCTGTCAATGACGTGGGTGTGAAGCGAATCATTAACGTTCCTAAGCGAGGTATAGGTCTTAGGACGATAGAAAAAATAGATGAATATGCTGAAGCCTTAGAAATCAGTTTTTTTGAAGCATTACTAGATATAGATGAAATAGGGGATATTAGTACAAGGGTACAAAATCAAATTAAGAAATTTACCGATATAATGATGGACTTGAGACAGAGAAGAGAAGAAATGGCAGTAACTGAAATCGTAGGGGAACTCTATGAAAAAACTGGGTACATTGAGGAATTGAAAAAGGAAGGCAGTGTAGAAGCTGAAAGCCGTATAGAAAACCTTCAGGAATTTCTTTCTTTAACAGTAGATTTTGATGAGAATGCTGAAATAAAAACCCTAGAGGAATTTTTGGCAAGAACCTCTCTAGAATCCTCTCTAGACCATGTAGAGGAGGACAATGCTGTAATCCTAATGACCCTCCATAGTGCAAAGGGCTTGGAGTTTCCGGTAGTCTTTATACCAGGTATGGAGGAGGGAATTTTCCCCTCTTATATGTCCTTGCAGGAAAATAATGACGAGGAAGAAAGAAGGCTTTGTTATGTAGGAATCACTAGAGCTATGGAAAAGCTTTATATGAGTCATGCCATGATGCGCACCCTATATGGTAGAACCAGCTACAACTCCTGCTCTAGATTTTTAGAAGAAATTCCTGATGAATTGATAGATAGGGAGATACCCTATAACCGTAAGACAGAAGTGAAAAAAATGCAGACTTCACCCCTCTTTACTGGGGGAGGCTTGGGGGGATTTGGTGGTCTAGCCGGGAAACCCAAATTGGACGCTGGTGTATCTAAATCCAAAATTACAGGGGGAGCAAAGGTAAAGCATCCTAAATTTGGTATAGGAACAGTGGTTTCGGTTGGAGGAGACATATTAACTATAGCTTTTCCTAATGCCGGCGTAAAAAAAATATCCTCAGCCTTCGTGCAGTTGCATATTGTAGAATAACCTTGTTTGGAGGGATACCAAATGGATAAAGTAAAAAGAATGAAGGAACTTATTCAACAGTTAAATGAATACAGTTATCGCTATTATGTATTGGATGATCCTATTGTAACCGATAAAGAATACGATGTTCTTTATGATGAATTGGTGGAGTTGGAGAAGGAAACAGAAACCCTCCTACCCAATTCACCTACCCTACGGGTAGGTGGAGAACCTTTAAAGAGCTTTACTCCCCATAGCCATCTCTCCCCCCTTTGGAGCTTGGACAAGGCCAAGACAGAGGATGAGCTAAGAAATTGGGA from Natronincola ferrireducens carries:
- the pcrA gene encoding DNA helicase PcrA, giving the protein MNLSHMNDEQRRAVEHTEGPLLVLAGAGSGKTRVLTHRIAYLVEEKGVSPYSILAITFTNKAAKEMKERLERLMEGDFKDLWVSTFHSTCVRILRRDIEKIGYERNFVIYDTSDQQTVMKECMKKLKVDEKKLNPRAALGAIGRAKDRLITPSEYAKEFGSDYPNNLILDLYRLYQKTLKGNNALDFDDLIMKTVELLQQNPADLHYYQNKFKYILVDEFQDTNMAQYTLVSMLARQHQNLCVVGDDDQGIYSWRGADIENILGFEKEFPNTAVIKLEKNYRSTKTILNAANRVVSNNRARKDKKLWTDNQEGEIIQYYKANNEYDEASYIANTIERLRREEDRQYKDIALLYRTNAQSRVLEEALMKEGIPYKIVAGTRFYDRKEIKDILAYLITIENPVNDVGVKRIINVPKRGIGLRTIEKIDEYAEALEISFFEALLDIDEIGDISTRVQNQIKKFTDIMMDLRQRREEMAVTEIVGELYEKTGYIEELKKEGSVEAESRIENLQEFLSLTVDFDENAEIKTLEEFLARTSLESSLDHVEEDNAVILMTLHSAKGLEFPVVFIPGMEEGIFPSYMSLQENNDEEERRLCYVGITRAMEKLYMSHAMMRTLYGRTSYNSCSRFLEEIPDELIDREIPYNRKTEVKKMQTSPLFTGGGLGGFGGLAGKPKLDAGVSKSKITGGAKVKHPKFGIGTVVSVGGDILTIAFPNAGVKKISSAFVQLHIVE
- a CDS encoding MFS transporter — translated: MVIINNQSKKKFNTYRWLVWWILILAYLIVFFHRMALGVVRENLTDTFHITSATFGYLGSTYFYAYLFMQIPSGILADTLGARKTVTIGTFLAALGSILFGIGPTIHYVFLGRLMVGLGVSVVLISILKVLSQWFEEERFATMSGMTTFMGNLGGALAQTPLALAVGYFTWRTTFIGIGIISMFIAFLCYAVVRNTPDDKGFSAVYSYSKHPPIRTASLKESLVEILLNPYTWPPFFVFAGVFGSYLTLTGTWGQSYLINLYGFSPSEAPNYLVVMVVAHAIGCMAAGKISDGLKRRKLPMMVFCSINAISWGVFLFINQGKPPIGLLYPLYFMMGFSSAGVVLGWACAKELNHPSSTGLSTSIVNMGGFFGAALLPPMLGRVLDKYGTTLQTNLLYQRAFLYCFIAVIIGTLSTFFIKETYCKNQHHP
- the aroF gene encoding 3-deoxy-7-phosphoheptulonate synthase, producing MVIVMKPGAPQEMIEKISKKMVSLGCDVRITQGENYTILGLVGDTSKINPNQIEANEYVERLLKVQHPFKLASRLFHPEDTIIEIDGVKVGGGNIAIMAGPCSVESEEQLMTIAHAVKKEGAHMLRGGAYKPRTSPYSFQGMQEEGLKLLKKAKEITGMPIVTEVMGQDTFDVVEEYTDILQIGARNMQNFSLLKRCGKSPRPILLKRGLSATIEELLMSAEYIMAHGNPNIILCERGIRTFETYTRNTLDISAVPVIKELSHLPIIIDPSHATGKWSMVEPLSKASIAVGADGLIIEVHHQPECALSDGAQSLRPEKFAQLMRSIEKLATI
- a CDS encoding lipoate--protein ligase, with translation MISIKNNSNDPHFNLALEEYALKYLNPEENYVILWQNEPSVIIGRNQNTIEEINTTYVKEKGINVVRRLSGGGAVYHDFGNLNFTFIVTIKDEGDVNNFKKFTEPVIKALAKFGIEAELSGRNDITIDGKKFSGNAQYFYKNRLLHHGTILFDSNLGVVQETLNVKQEKIESKGVKSVKSRVTNIHPYLKEKITVDAFKEALLNYLLEGEEDKKQYTLTKEDLRKIKELMEERYLKWGWNYGESPKYSIQKNKRFIWGGLDLRLEVKSGIIQDCVIYGDFFGHHEISTLTEKLKGIQYREEEVAEALKNIDLSPYFKGIEEGDFLACMFS